The Sulfurospirillum halorespirans DSM 13726 genome has a window encoding:
- a CDS encoding TSUP family transporter, producing MEFEFYYYVIFLLTGLVAGFIDAIAGGGGIITIPVLLASGMPPHIALATNKLQGTFGSGMASINFIRKGFITWSEVMIGVIYTFIGAALGTYAILLMDASILAKIIPAMLVGIFIYTLLSPKMGENDRHAYLGNHLFFLIFGIGLGFYDGFFGPGTGTFWTIALVTLLGFNLKKATAQTKVMNFTSNIVSLAVFLWSGNVLILVGLLMGFGQIIGAYIGSNMVIKKEVKFIRTFFLTMVGLTLLKLIYTSYIA from the coding sequence GTGGAATTTGAATTTTATTATTATGTGATCTTCTTGCTGACAGGCCTTGTGGCAGGGTTTATCGACGCGATTGCAGGCGGGGGTGGCATTATCACAATTCCTGTGCTTTTAGCTTCTGGTATGCCCCCACACATTGCTCTTGCGACCAATAAACTTCAAGGCACATTCGGTAGTGGTATGGCTTCGATCAATTTCATTCGCAAAGGCTTTATCACGTGGTCTGAAGTGATGATCGGGGTTATCTATACGTTCATTGGTGCGGCGCTTGGAACCTATGCGATTTTGCTGATGGATGCGAGCATTTTGGCGAAGATTATCCCTGCCATGCTTGTGGGGATTTTTATCTACACGCTGTTATCGCCTAAAATGGGAGAGAACGATCGCCATGCCTATCTTGGCAACCATCTCTTTTTCTTGATATTTGGTATAGGACTTGGTTTTTACGATGGTTTTTTTGGACCAGGAACAGGAACTTTTTGGACGATTGCGCTTGTGACACTGCTTGGATTCAATCTTAAAAAAGCGACGGCTCAAACTAAGGTGATGAATTTTACCAGTAATATTGTCTCTTTAGCTGTCTTCCTTTGGAGTGGTAATGTGCTTATTTTAGTAGGTTTGCTGATGGGTTTTGGGCAGATTATCGGTGCGTACATAGGTTCTAATATGGTCATTAAAAAAGAGGTGAAATTCATCCGTACCTTTTTTCTCACCATGGTTGGACTCACGCTTTTAAAACTTATTTATACCAGTTACATCGCATGA